The Achromobacter pestifer genome includes a region encoding these proteins:
- a CDS encoding DsbE family thiol:disulfide interchange protein, whose protein sequence is MSRYIWPLAGFVVLVFFLGIGLTLNPSEVPSPLIDKPAPAFALPELHEPQKTFTPESMKGRVWVLNVWASWCYACLTEHAYIQELSSQHGVPVIGLNYKDIRTEAIAWLARNGDSYEKSVSDTDGKVGIDYGVYGVPETFVIDQTGIIRYKHIGPVSAESLRDTLLPLIRGLQ, encoded by the coding sequence ATGAGCCGCTACATCTGGCCCCTGGCGGGCTTCGTGGTGCTGGTGTTCTTTCTGGGAATAGGCCTGACCCTCAACCCCTCCGAAGTGCCGTCGCCGCTGATCGACAAGCCCGCGCCCGCGTTTGCCCTGCCCGAACTGCATGAGCCGCAGAAGACGTTCACGCCCGAGAGCATGAAAGGCCGGGTATGGGTGCTGAACGTATGGGCGTCCTGGTGCTATGCCTGCCTGACGGAACACGCCTACATCCAGGAACTGTCGTCGCAACACGGCGTGCCCGTCATCGGCCTGAACTACAAGGACATCCGGACCGAGGCTATCGCCTGGCTGGCGCGCAACGGCGATTCGTATGAGAAGTCCGTGTCCGACACCGACGGCAAGGTCGGCATCGACTACGGCGTCTATGGCGTGCCGGAGACCTTCGTCATCGATCAGACCGGGATCATCCGCTACAAGCACATCGGTCCGGTGAGCGCGGAATCGCTGCGCGATACCCTCTTGCCGCTGATCCGGGGGCTGCAATGA
- a CDS encoding heme lyase CcmF/NrfE family subunit, which translates to MIPELAHFALILTLFVALAQGVLALRGAALDRADWIAIARPAAQIQFLLVSFSLAALVWSFAAKDYSVAYVAYNSNSQLPLFYRIAATWGGHEGSLLLWIFMQTGWACAVSVFSRQLPDAMVARVLGVLGLISAGFLLFVLLTSNPFERLTPAPADGLDLNTLLQDIGLIFHPPLLYMGYVGFSVAFAFAIAALLSGNLDAVWARWSRPWTTAAWLFLTLGIAVGSWWAYYELGWGGWWFWDPVENASFIPWLAGTALIHSLAVTEKRGGFKSWTVLLAIGTFALALLGAFLVRSGVLTSVHAFATDPARGVFILALFTAVVGSSLFLYALRAPRIGQGGQFEFVSRESLLLINNVLLAVAAATVLLGTLYPLIIDALGLGKLSVGPPYFNAVFVPLMVPALLLMAVGPIANWKSADAASLLKRLTIPALLAVLAGAGAPWLFGRWSAGAALGMGLAAWLAGAIGVDVLKRLHAARERWWRQPRSWLGMHLAHLGVAVFVAAVALVSSYETEQDLLMQPGQTAPVASYRVEFKGVERVRGPNYESEMGTFTLYRGERRLRDLHPEKRTYASSALPMTEAAIAANGLRHVYVALGDREEHGAWSVRLYYKPFVDWIWGGCILMALGGLLAISDPRYRLKRREKQQPQRTGPQTPAEARP; encoded by the coding sequence ATGATTCCGGAACTTGCTCATTTCGCCCTGATCCTGACGCTCTTCGTGGCGTTGGCGCAAGGCGTACTCGCGCTGCGCGGCGCGGCCCTGGACCGTGCGGACTGGATCGCCATTGCGCGGCCCGCCGCGCAGATCCAGTTCCTGCTGGTGTCCTTCAGCCTGGCGGCGCTGGTCTGGTCGTTCGCGGCCAAGGACTATTCGGTGGCCTATGTGGCCTACAACTCCAATTCCCAGTTGCCCTTGTTCTACCGCATCGCGGCCACCTGGGGCGGGCATGAAGGCTCGCTGCTGCTGTGGATCTTCATGCAGACGGGCTGGGCCTGCGCGGTCAGCGTGTTTTCGCGGCAATTGCCGGATGCCATGGTCGCGCGCGTGCTCGGCGTGCTGGGCTTGATCAGCGCGGGCTTCCTGCTGTTCGTGCTGCTGACCTCGAATCCATTCGAACGCCTGACACCGGCCCCAGCCGACGGACTGGACCTGAACACGCTGCTGCAGGACATCGGCCTGATCTTCCACCCGCCGCTGCTGTACATGGGCTATGTGGGATTCTCGGTGGCGTTCGCGTTCGCCATCGCCGCGCTGCTGTCGGGCAATCTCGACGCGGTCTGGGCCCGCTGGTCGCGCCCTTGGACCACGGCGGCCTGGCTGTTCCTGACGCTGGGCATCGCGGTCGGCAGCTGGTGGGCCTACTACGAGTTGGGTTGGGGCGGCTGGTGGTTCTGGGATCCGGTGGAGAACGCCTCCTTCATCCCCTGGCTGGCCGGCACGGCGCTGATCCACTCCCTGGCCGTGACCGAAAAGCGCGGCGGCTTCAAGAGCTGGACGGTGCTGCTGGCGATCGGCACCTTTGCGCTGGCCCTGCTGGGCGCGTTCCTGGTGCGTTCGGGCGTGCTGACCTCGGTGCACGCGTTCGCCACGGACCCGGCTCGCGGCGTATTCATCCTGGCGCTGTTCACGGCCGTCGTCGGTAGTTCCCTGTTCCTGTACGCCTTGCGCGCGCCCCGGATAGGACAAGGCGGCCAGTTCGAGTTCGTGTCGCGCGAATCGCTATTGCTGATCAACAACGTGCTGCTCGCGGTGGCCGCCGCGACCGTGCTGCTGGGTACGCTCTATCCCCTGATCATCGACGCGCTGGGCCTGGGCAAGCTGTCGGTCGGACCGCCCTACTTCAATGCCGTCTTCGTACCGCTGATGGTGCCGGCGCTGCTGCTCATGGCGGTGGGCCCCATCGCCAACTGGAAATCGGCCGACGCCGCCAGCCTGCTCAAGCGCCTTACGATTCCCGCGCTGCTGGCCGTGCTGGCCGGCGCGGGCGCGCCCTGGCTGTTCGGCCGCTGGTCCGCGGGTGCGGCGCTGGGGATGGGGCTGGCCGCCTGGCTGGCGGGCGCCATCGGCGTGGACGTCTTGAAGCGCCTCCACGCGGCGCGCGAGCGCTGGTGGCGCCAACCGCGCAGCTGGCTGGGCATGCATCTGGCCCATCTGGGCGTGGCCGTGTTCGTCGCCGCGGTCGCGCTGGTGAGCAGCTACGAGACCGAACAGGATCTGCTGATGCAGCCTGGGCAGACTGCGCCGGTGGCCTCGTACCGCGTCGAATTCAAGGGCGTGGAGCGCGTGCGCGGCCCGAACTACGAGTCTGAAATGGGCACCTTCACGCTCTACCGCGGCGAACGGCGCCTGCGCGACCTGCACCCCGAAAAGCGCACCTATGCGTCCTCGGCGCTGCCGATGACGGAGGCGGCCATCGCCGCCAACGGCCTGCGCCACGTCTACGTCGCGCTGGGCGATCGCGAGGAGCACGGCGCCTGGAGCGTGCGCCTGTATTACAAGCCGTTCGTGGACTGGATCTGGGGCGGCTGCATCCTCATGGCCCTGGGCGGCCTGCTGGCGATCAGCGATCCGCGCTACCGCCTGAAGCGGCGCGAGAAACAGCAGCCGCAACGCACAGGACCGCAGACGCCCGCGGAGGCCAGGCCATGA
- the ccmE gene encoding cytochrome c maturation protein CcmE produces the protein MHKRTRRLWLALGGLASVGVASALVLNAFQSNLVFFYTPTQVSNNEAPAGRAFRVGGMVEAGSVQRTPGTLTVRFVVTDTAHTVPVAYEGILPDLFSEGKGVVAQGRLDGNGLFRAEEVLAKHDENYMPPEAQHAIDQAALKAVPQEVRPR, from the coding sequence ATGCATAAGCGGACACGGCGCTTGTGGCTGGCGCTGGGCGGCCTGGCCTCGGTGGGCGTGGCCAGCGCCCTGGTGCTGAACGCCTTCCAGAGCAATCTGGTGTTCTTCTACACGCCCACCCAGGTCAGCAACAACGAAGCGCCGGCAGGACGCGCCTTCCGCGTGGGCGGCATGGTCGAAGCCGGCAGCGTGCAGCGCACGCCGGGCACGCTGACCGTCCGTTTCGTCGTGACCGATACGGCCCACACGGTCCCCGTGGCCTATGAAGGCATCCTGCCGGACCTGTTCAGCGAAGGAAAGGGCGTCGTGGCGCAGGGCAGGCTGGACGGCAATGGCCTGTTCCGCGCCGAAGAAGTGCTGGCCAAGCATGACGAGAACTACATGCCGCCCGAGGCGCAGCACGCGATCGATCAGGCCGCACTGAAGGCCGTACCCCAGGAGGTCCGCCCCCGATGA
- the ccmD gene encoding heme exporter protein CcmD, whose amino-acid sequence MMHWSSLGEFLAMGGYAVYVWGSLLMTAFLLGGEQLLLARRRRALLAGPRPVAEYREAGDA is encoded by the coding sequence ATGATGCACTGGTCCAGTCTGGGCGAGTTCCTCGCCATGGGTGGTTATGCGGTCTATGTGTGGGGATCGCTGCTGATGACGGCGTTCCTGCTGGGCGGCGAGCAGCTGCTGCTGGCGCGCCGCCGCCGCGCGCTCCTGGCGGGTCCGCGCCCTGTCGCTGAATATCGGGAGGCCGGCGATGCATAA
- the ccmC gene encoding heme ABC transporter permease CcmC produces the protein MIRWFHYASPKTFYPLAGKAIPWFTAAAVLLAAAGLYVGFLAAPEDAQQGQGYRIIFVHVPVSWMSMFVYLVMAFWALIHLVFNSRLSAMMIAALAPTGALFTFLSLWTGALWGKPMWGAWWVWDARLTSELILLFLYAGYIALKAAIDDPQRADRAGSVLVLAGVVNIPIIYFSVQWWSTLHQGASVSLTAAPSMAGIMLTGMLLMSLAAWMYCIATALARLRCMVLERERHAAWIREQWSSE, from the coding sequence ATGATCCGCTGGTTTCACTATGCCTCGCCCAAAACCTTCTATCCGCTGGCCGGAAAGGCGATTCCCTGGTTTACGGCGGCCGCGGTCTTGTTGGCCGCGGCAGGCCTCTATGTCGGCTTTCTGGCCGCGCCCGAAGACGCCCAGCAGGGCCAGGGCTACCGCATCATCTTCGTCCACGTCCCGGTCTCCTGGATGTCGATGTTCGTGTATCTGGTAATGGCGTTCTGGGCCCTGATCCATCTGGTATTCAACAGCAGGCTGTCGGCCATGATGATTGCCGCGCTGGCGCCGACCGGCGCCCTGTTCACGTTTCTGTCGCTGTGGACCGGCGCGCTGTGGGGCAAGCCCATGTGGGGCGCCTGGTGGGTCTGGGATGCGCGGCTGACCTCGGAATTGATCTTGCTGTTCCTGTATGCGGGCTACATCGCATTGAAGGCAGCCATCGACGACCCGCAGCGCGCCGACCGTGCGGGATCGGTGCTGGTGCTGGCCGGCGTGGTCAACATTCCCATCATCTATTTCTCGGTGCAATGGTGGAGCACCTTGCACCAGGGCGCGTCGGTTTCCCTGACCGCCGCCCCCAGCATGGCCGGCATCATGCTCACCGGCATGCTGCTGATGTCCCTGGCCGCGTGGATGTACTGCATCGCAACGGCGCTGGCGCGCCTGCGCTGCATGGTGCTCGAACGCGAGCGGCACGCGGCCTGGATCCGCGAACAATGGAGTAGCGAATGA
- the ccmB gene encoding heme exporter protein CcmB, translating to MPKLLAAVALRDLRIAQRRASDTLTPLAFFLVAASLFPLAVGPERETLRAIAPGVLWVMALLSCLMSLGRLFEVDHRDGSLEQLMLSAAPLPVVVLGKVAAHWLVSGLPLTLLAPVLGLQFGLDAAALLILTLGLAIGTPALGLIGAIGAALTLTARGGGALLALLVLPLFIPILVFGAGAVQAAQSGLGANAHLSLLGAVLAMSLFFAPLAAAAAIRISLE from the coding sequence ATGCCGAAATTGCTTGCGGCGGTTGCGCTGCGCGACCTGCGCATCGCCCAGCGGCGCGCCAGCGACACGCTGACGCCGCTGGCCTTCTTCCTGGTGGCCGCCAGCCTGTTCCCCCTGGCAGTCGGCCCCGAGCGCGAAACGCTGCGGGCCATTGCACCAGGCGTGCTCTGGGTGATGGCCTTGCTGTCCTGTCTGATGTCGCTGGGCCGTCTTTTCGAAGTAGACCATCGCGACGGTTCGCTGGAGCAGCTGATGCTCTCCGCCGCGCCCTTGCCGGTGGTCGTGCTGGGCAAGGTCGCGGCCCACTGGCTGGTGTCCGGACTGCCGCTGACTTTGCTTGCGCCCGTGCTGGGATTGCAGTTCGGGCTGGACGCCGCCGCCCTGCTGATCCTGACGCTGGGCCTGGCCATCGGCACGCCCGCGCTCGGCCTGATCGGCGCCATTGGCGCGGCGCTCACCTTGACCGCGCGTGGCGGCGGGGCGCTGCTGGCCCTGCTGGTCCTGCCCCTCTTCATTCCCATTCTCGTATTCGGCGCCGGCGCGGTGCAGGCGGCCCAAAGCGGCCTGGGCGCGAACGCGCACCTGTCGCTGCTGGGCGCCGTGCTGGCCATGTCCCTGTTCTTCGCGCCGCTGGCCGCCGCCGCCGCGATACGCATCTCACTGGAATGA
- the ccmA gene encoding cytochrome c biogenesis heme-transporting ATPase CcmA, translating into MLEAMDLGCMRAERPLFKGLALHVAPGECLFVHGRNGSGKTSLLRILAGLTRPARGKVLWQGLGISQPGNGYRGQFFYVGHAEGLNGELSAIQNLQALQAASGHADRPAAIASALREAGLESKKHLPIRALSAGQRRRAALARLLAEFRPLWILDEPVTALDAAAHSWLARAMDRHLRDGGAIVATSHQEIALDHAHKQIRLGS; encoded by the coding sequence ATGCTTGAAGCGATGGATCTGGGTTGCATGCGCGCGGAGCGTCCGCTGTTCAAGGGGCTGGCCTTGCATGTGGCGCCCGGCGAATGCCTGTTCGTCCACGGACGCAACGGCAGCGGCAAGACCAGCCTGCTGCGCATCCTGGCGGGCTTGACGCGGCCCGCCCGCGGCAAGGTGCTCTGGCAGGGACTCGGCATCTCGCAACCTGGCAACGGGTATCGCGGCCAGTTCTTTTATGTGGGCCACGCCGAGGGCCTCAATGGCGAACTCAGCGCCATCCAGAATCTGCAAGCGCTACAGGCCGCAAGCGGACACGCGGACCGTCCCGCAGCCATCGCGTCCGCGCTGCGCGAGGCAGGCCTCGAAAGCAAGAAGCATCTTCCCATCCGCGCCCTGTCGGCCGGCCAGAGGCGGCGAGCGGCCCTCGCTCGCCTGCTTGCCGAGTTCCGGCCCCTCTGGATTCTCGACGAACCCGTGACCGCCCTGGACGCCGCAGCCCACTCCTGGCTTGCACGCGCCATGGATCGCCATCTGCGCGATGGCGGCGCGATCGTGGCGACGAGCCATCAAGAGATTGCGCTGGACCATGCGCACAAGCAGATCCGGCTTGGATCCTAG
- a CDS encoding copper resistance protein B, whose protein sequence is MKGMDQGSMQGMDHGSMPGMDHSSMPGMDESSRKGPPVGSLPSSDGSTEQRYAAYRIHPHMMDNVVTSHLLFDKLGVAYDRNEQTSLQWDGQFWIGRDLNKLWIKSEGDRLNGSTDAKIEAFWSHTISPFWDLQLGARRDFGTGPKRNWAAFGVQGVAPYGIETEITGYVGGSGRTALALKAEYDLLLTQRLILTPEIEASLYGKNDEARGVGSGLSDASFSLRLRYEVTREFAPYVGVSFGRKFGKTASYASEAGESRSERAILAGVRIWF, encoded by the coding sequence ATGAAAGGCATGGACCAAGGCTCGATGCAAGGCATGGATCACGGTTCGATGCCTGGCATGGATCACAGCTCGATGCCCGGCATGGACGAATCCTCGCGCAAAGGCCCGCCAGTGGGTTCCCTGCCCTCCAGCGACGGCAGCACGGAGCAGCGTTACGCCGCCTACCGCATCCATCCACACATGATGGACAACGTCGTCACCAGCCATCTGCTGTTCGACAAGCTCGGCGTCGCCTATGACCGCAACGAACAGACCAGCCTGCAATGGGACGGCCAGTTCTGGATCGGCCGCGACCTGAACAAGCTGTGGATCAAGAGCGAGGGCGATCGCCTGAACGGCAGCACGGATGCCAAGATCGAGGCCTTCTGGAGCCACACGATCTCGCCGTTCTGGGACTTGCAGCTGGGCGCGCGGCGCGATTTCGGCACGGGTCCGAAACGCAACTGGGCCGCGTTCGGCGTGCAGGGCGTAGCCCCCTACGGCATCGAGACCGAGATCACCGGCTATGTCGGCGGATCCGGCAGGACTGCGCTGGCGCTGAAGGCCGAGTATGACCTGCTGCTTACGCAGCGCCTGATCCTCACGCCCGAGATCGAAGCCAGCCTGTACGGCAAGAACGACGAGGCGCGCGGCGTGGGCTCCGGCCTGTCCGACGCATCGTTCTCCTTGCGGCTGCGCTACGAAGTCACGCGCGAATTCGCGCCTTATGTCGGCGTGTCGTTCGGACGCAAGTTCGGCAAGACCGCGAGCTACGCGAGCGAGGCCGGAGAAAGCCGTTCCGAACGCGCCATCCTGGCCGGCGTGCGCATCTGGTTCTAA
- a CDS encoding copper resistance system multicopper oxidase: MSRAVSNPRRRFVQGLATGGALAGMGLWGPSSWAQAGSARQSVLSGTEFNLEIGESAANFTGAPRIATTVNGMLPAPTLRWREGDRVTLRVTNRLREDTSIHWHGIILPTGMDGVPGLSFPGIAPGETFTYQFDVGQSGTYWYHSHSGFQEQTGLYGAIVIDPKRPDPVRADRDYVVLLSDWTDEDPMSVFRKLKVMPDYYNYIQPTVGSLMDDAEKSGWKNALNERLMWQKMRMNQTDLADVSGATYTFLTNGKSPAGNWTGLFRPGERIRLRFINGSAMTYFDVRIPGLKMTVVAADGLAVRPVEVEEFRIAVAETYDVIVEPQDERAYTIFSQAMDRSGYARGTLAPREGMQAEIPALDPVQVLTMMDMGMAHDMPGMDMGGSQAGGMDHGAQGAMNAGTQGGMDHGSMGGMNHAGMAGMAGMNHAGMNHGAGGNEGGMVEVKHPYPAEYSPANSMVPDIVSTRLDDPGVGLRNNGRRVLTYADLRSMVEPADNRPPTREIELHLTGNMDRYMWSFNGLKFTEAKPIVLKYGERVRFVLVNDTMMTHPIHLHGLWSDLESADGNFQVRKHTISLNPAQRLTYRVSADARGNWAYHCHLLFHMEAGMFRAVVVE, translated from the coding sequence ATGAGTAGAGCAGTTTCGAATCCGCGCCGCCGGTTCGTGCAGGGCCTGGCCACGGGCGGCGCGCTGGCCGGCATGGGCCTGTGGGGCCCGTCCTCGTGGGCGCAGGCCGGCTCCGCCCGGCAGAGCGTGCTGTCGGGCACCGAGTTCAACCTGGAGATCGGCGAAAGCGCCGCCAATTTCACCGGCGCCCCGCGCATCGCCACCACGGTCAACGGCATGCTGCCCGCGCCCACGCTGCGCTGGCGCGAAGGCGACCGCGTCACGCTGCGCGTCACCAACCGCCTGCGCGAAGACACCTCGATCCATTGGCACGGCATCATCCTGCCCACTGGCATGGACGGCGTGCCCGGCCTGAGCTTTCCCGGCATCGCCCCCGGCGAGACCTTCACCTATCAGTTCGACGTGGGCCAGAGCGGCACGTACTGGTATCACAGCCATTCCGGTTTCCAGGAGCAGACGGGGCTGTACGGCGCCATCGTGATCGATCCCAAGCGCCCCGACCCGGTGCGCGCGGACCGCGACTATGTCGTGCTGCTGTCCGACTGGACCGATGAAGATCCCATGAGCGTGTTCCGCAAGCTCAAGGTGATGCCCGACTACTACAACTACATCCAGCCCACCGTCGGCAGTCTGATGGACGACGCCGAGAAATCCGGCTGGAAGAATGCGCTGAACGAGCGGCTCATGTGGCAGAAGATGCGCATGAACCAGACCGATCTGGCCGACGTCTCGGGCGCGACCTACACCTTCCTTACCAACGGCAAGTCGCCGGCCGGCAACTGGACTGGCCTGTTCCGCCCGGGCGAACGGATCCGCCTGCGATTCATCAACGGGTCGGCCATGACCTACTTCGATGTGCGCATCCCCGGCCTGAAGATGACGGTGGTGGCCGCCGACGGCCTGGCCGTGCGGCCCGTGGAGGTGGAAGAGTTCCGCATCGCCGTGGCCGAGACCTATGACGTCATCGTCGAACCGCAGGACGAGCGCGCCTATACGATCTTCTCGCAGGCCATGGACCGCTCCGGCTATGCCCGCGGCACGCTGGCGCCGCGCGAAGGCATGCAGGCCGAGATCCCGGCGCTGGACCCGGTGCAGGTGCTGACCATGATGGACATGGGCATGGCGCACGACATGCCCGGCATGGACATGGGCGGCTCGCAGGCGGGCGGCATGGACCACGGCGCTCAAGGCGCGATGAACGCTGGGACGCAAGGCGGCATGGACCATGGCTCCATGGGAGGCATGAACCACGCAGGCATGGCTGGCATGGCTGGCATGAATCACGCCGGCATGAACCACGGCGCGGGCGGCAACGAGGGCGGCATGGTCGAGGTCAAGCACCCTTACCCCGCCGAGTACAGCCCCGCCAACTCCATGGTGCCCGACATCGTCTCGACCCGGCTGGACGATCCCGGCGTGGGCTTGCGCAACAACGGCCGCCGCGTGCTGACCTACGCCGACCTGCGCTCCATGGTCGAACCCGCGGACAACCGCCCGCCAACCCGCGAGATCGAGCTGCATCTGACCGGCAACATGGACCGCTACATGTGGTCGTTCAACGGGCTGAAGTTCACCGAGGCCAAGCCCATCGTGCTCAAGTATGGCGAGCGCGTGCGCTTCGTTCTGGTCAACGACACCATGATGACGCACCCCATCCACCTGCATGGCTTGTGGAGCGACCTCGAGTCCGCCGACGGCAATTTCCAGGTCCGCAAGCACACGATCAGCCTGAACCCGGCGCAGCGCCTCACCTACCGCGTCAGCGCGGACGCGCGCGGCAACTGGGCCTATCACTGCCATTTGCTGTTCCACATGGAGGCCGGCATGTTCCGCGCGGTCGTCGTGGAATAG
- a CDS encoding cupredoxin domain-containing protein: protein MKKLVKLAQGAVAAGAFLLSFGAMAAPGHGAGHGGGHDAVAAIGKPGNPAKVSRTVVVDMTDAMRFTPDKIDVKAGETIRFKVTNSGKIRHEMVLGNKADLDSHYQMMLNDPGMRHEEPNSVSLEAGKAGDIVWTFDKAGTVAFACLEPGHYPAGMKGAVSVK, encoded by the coding sequence ATGAAAAAACTGGTGAAACTCGCGCAGGGCGCCGTCGCCGCGGGCGCCTTTTTGCTTTCCTTCGGTGCCATGGCCGCCCCCGGCCATGGCGCGGGCCACGGCGGCGGCCATGATGCCGTGGCCGCCATCGGCAAGCCCGGCAACCCCGCCAAGGTCTCGCGCACGGTTGTCGTCGACATGACGGACGCCATGCGCTTCACGCCGGACAAGATCGACGTCAAGGCAGGCGAAACCATCCGCTTCAAGGTCACCAACTCGGGCAAGATCCGCCACGAAATGGTGCTGGGCAACAAGGCCGACCTGGACAGCCACTACCAGATGATGCTCAACGATCCGGGCATGCGCCATGAAGAGCCGAACTCCGTTTCCCTGGAAGCGGGCAAGGCCGGCGACATCGTCTGGACGTTCGACAAGGCGGGAACCGTCGCCTTCGCCTGCCTCGAGCCCGGGCACTACCCCGCCGGCATGAAGGGCGCGGTTTCCGTCAAGTAA
- a CDS encoding heavy metal sensor histidine kinase gives MKLPRVASMEIRLTLLLGIIALVVSSIAGYTLFWALKREVQRQEITEVAGKLELINHLIGMQATLAQMQDLRGALDNIMVGHGNLKTWITLADGSVFYGEAPPVDVRPLSGREIRLHSQDGWNMRGLRVPLEGALLPGAELTVAVNLRPGTQFLYAFATALVLICAVWVGATLVLSAWAVRRSLSPIRRLSQQAARIQPDNLAVRLPEQGIDRELREFTHTFNGMLGRVQTAYQQMEGFNADVAHELRTPLATLISGTEVILSSRRSEQELREVLESNLEELEGLKALVNDMLFLARADGGEPAGDLQEVDVRREVARVAEYYEAALDEAGVSVTAHGAATLMANPRLLRRAIANLLSNAIRATPRGRGIDLYCITRQDEIEIRVRNPGAPIAAQALPRIFDRFYRGDDARSRRADGHGLGLAIVRAIARMHGGNAFARCGGQGTEVGFTLSRAPNITGK, from the coding sequence ATGAAGCTGCCCCGCGTCGCCTCCATGGAAATCCGGCTCACGCTGCTGCTCGGCATCATTGCCCTGGTGGTTTCCAGCATCGCCGGCTACACCTTGTTCTGGGCCTTGAAGCGCGAGGTGCAGCGCCAGGAAATCACCGAGGTGGCGGGCAAACTTGAGCTCATCAACCACCTCATCGGCATGCAGGCCACGCTCGCGCAGATGCAGGATCTGCGCGGCGCCCTGGACAACATCATGGTCGGCCACGGCAACCTCAAGACCTGGATCACGCTTGCGGACGGCAGCGTGTTCTACGGCGAGGCGCCGCCCGTGGACGTGCGGCCGCTGTCCGGGCGCGAGATCAGGCTGCACTCGCAGGACGGCTGGAACATGCGCGGCTTGCGCGTGCCGCTCGAAGGCGCGCTGCTGCCGGGCGCAGAGCTCACCGTGGCCGTGAATCTTCGGCCAGGAACGCAATTCCTGTATGCCTTCGCCACCGCGCTGGTCCTGATCTGCGCGGTCTGGGTCGGCGCCACGCTGGTGCTGTCGGCATGGGCGGTGCGGCGCTCACTGTCGCCCATCCGCCGCCTGTCTCAGCAAGCCGCCCGCATCCAGCCGGACAATCTCGCCGTGCGCCTGCCGGAACAGGGCATAGACCGCGAGCTGCGCGAGTTCACCCATACCTTCAACGGCATGCTGGGCCGGGTACAGACGGCCTACCAGCAGATGGAAGGCTTCAACGCCGACGTGGCGCATGAACTGCGCACGCCCCTGGCCACGCTGATCAGCGGCACCGAGGTCATCCTGTCGTCCAGGCGTTCGGAGCAGGAGCTGCGCGAGGTGCTGGAGTCCAACCTGGAAGAGCTGGAGGGCTTGAAGGCGCTGGTCAACGACATGCTTTTCCTGGCCCGCGCCGATGGCGGCGAGCCGGCGGGCGACCTGCAGGAAGTGGACGTGCGCCGGGAGGTCGCCCGCGTGGCCGAATACTACGAGGCCGCGCTGGACGAGGCCGGCGTATCCGTGACGGCCCACGGCGCCGCCACCCTGATGGCCAACCCGCGGCTGTTGCGGCGCGCCATCGCGAACCTGCTCAGCAACGCCATCCGGGCCACGCCCCGCGGACGCGGTATCGACCTCTACTGCATCACCCGGCAGGACGAGATAGAAATCAGGGTCAGGAACCCTGGCGCGCCGATCGCGGCGCAGGCCTTGCCACGCATCTTCGACCGCTTCTACCGGGGCGACGATGCCCGCAGCCGGCGCGCCGACGGACACGGCCTGGGCCTGGCCATCGTACGGGCCATCGCCCGCATGCATGGCGGCAACGCCTTCGCCCGCTGCGGCGGACAGGGCACCGAGGTCGGCTTCACGCTATCCCGGGCGCCGAACATTACAGGAAAGTAA
- a CDS encoding heavy metal response regulator transcription factor yields the protein MRILLIEDERKLADYVRKGLTEHNYVVDIARDGIDGRHAAIEGDYDVVVLDVMLPGVDGFGVLADLRKHKETPVLMLTARDKVEDRVRGLEGGADDYLVKPFAFSELLARIQALLRRGRGQESTLLKLADLEMDLARRKAQRGGLRLDLTAKEFTLLTLMLRRHGQVLSRTVLAEQVWDMNFDSDTNVIEVAVRRLRAKIDDPFETKLLHTVRGMGYVLELREK from the coding sequence ATGCGTATCCTCTTGATCGAAGATGAAAGAAAGCTCGCGGACTACGTCCGCAAAGGATTGACCGAGCACAACTACGTGGTCGACATCGCCCGCGACGGCATCGACGGACGGCACGCCGCCATCGAGGGCGACTACGACGTGGTGGTGCTGGACGTCATGCTGCCCGGCGTCGACGGCTTCGGCGTGCTGGCGGACCTGCGCAAGCACAAGGAAACACCAGTCCTGATGCTGACCGCCCGCGACAAGGTGGAAGACCGCGTGCGCGGCCTGGAGGGCGGCGCGGACGACTATCTTGTCAAGCCCTTCGCCTTTTCCGAGCTGCTGGCGCGGATCCAGGCCCTGCTGCGCCGCGGCCGGGGACAGGAATCGACGCTGCTCAAGCTTGCCGACCTGGAGATGGACCTGGCGCGGCGCAAGGCGCAACGAGGCGGCCTGCGCCTGGACCTGACCGCCAAGGAGTTCACGCTGCTGACGTTGATGCTGCGCCGCCATGGCCAGGTGCTGTCCCGGACCGTGCTCGCCGAGCAGGTCTGGGACATGAACTTCGATAGCGACACCAACGTCATCGAAGTCGCCGTGCGGCGTCTGCGCGCGAAGATCGACGATCCGTTCGAGACCAAGCTGCTGCATACCGTGCGCGGCATGGGCTACGTGCTGGAGCTGCGCGAAAAATGA